CGCGGGGGTCGCCATCCTGAACGTGATGCTGATGAGCGTGAACGAACGCCGCGAGGAGATCGGCGTCCTCCGCGCCGTCGGCGTCCAGCGAATCGACGTCCTCCGGACGATTCTGGTCGAGGCGGGACTGCTCGGCGTCGCCGGCGGACTGGCCGGCGTCGGCCTCGCCGTGGTCGGCACGGCGGCCCTCTACGTCGCCATCCCGGAGGTCACGCTCTCGGTCGTCCTCGCGGCCCGGAACGGTGGCTTCCTCCTCCTCGCGTTCGGCTTCGGCGTCGCCGTCAGTCTCCTCAGCGGCCTGTACCCGGCGTGGCGCGCCGCGAGTCGCCCGCCGGTAGACGCGCTCAGACGGACCTAAAGACTCCCCTACCGCCGACTAACCGGTGAGTAACTAACACTCCGTAGGCCGTGGTGGTAACCGCTCCTCGGATTTCAGTCCCGTTCTCGGTCTGCCAGGAGCGAACATGGGTTGGTGGTCGGCGGTTCCCACCCCGCCGGACCACTCTCTGAACGTTCGACTCTCAGCGGCGGCTATCGCGCCGACGGTTCGTCGCCCTCGGTCCGCACCTCGAAGCGCGCGCCCCCGGACCCGCTCTCCGTGACGCGCACCGCCCACCCGTGGGCGCGGGCGATGGTCCGGACGATACCGAGGCCGAGTCCGGTCCCCTCGGGATTCGTCGAGACGCCGGGTTCGAACACCTCGCCTCGGTCGGCCTCGGGGATGCCGCACCCGTCGTCGTCGACGAAGAAGCCGTCTCCGCCGTCCAGTCGGCCGACGCGGACCGTAATCGCGTGGGACTCGGTGTCGGCTCCGAACTCCGTCCGGTCGTTCGTGGAGCCATGCTCCACGCTGTCTCCGGGAGCGGAGCGACCGGAGGCACGTCGAGCGCCGTGCTCGACCGAGTTCCGAAACAGGTTCTCGAACAGTTGCTTGACCCGACCCTCGTGGGCTTCGACCGTCCCGAGGTCGTCGTCGACCACGAGTTCGGCGCCGGGGTCGCCGGCCGTCGCCGTCTCCCACGACTCGCGTACGACGCTCGCGAGGAGGACCGTCTCCAGTTCCTCGACTGGCTGACCGTGCCGAGCGAGGTTCAGCATGTCCTCGACGATGCGACGCATCCGCTCGTGGGCGTTCTCGATTCGTTCGATTCGGGCCGCGACCGACTCGTCGTCGCCCGCCTCGTGGCTCGCTCGCAGCATCTCCAGTTGCCCCGACGCGAGGTTCAGCGGGTTCCGCAGGTCGTGACTGACGACGCTCGCCACCTGTTCGAGTTGTTCGTTCTGGTGTTCGAGTTCGCGCTCGTGTCGTCGAAGCAGTTGCTCGCGTTCGACCCGTTCGAGCGCCGCTCTGGCGTTCGAGGCGAGTATCTTCGCCAGCGAGACGCGCGAGTCGTTCAGCTTCCCGCGCTCTCGCGACCCGGCCATCAACACGCCGTAGTCGCCGATGGGAAGGATGACCTCGCTCTGCACCTCCGTCTCGGGGTTCATCACGTCGGGGTCGTCGACGACGTCCTCGAACACCTCCCCCTCGCCGCTCTCGAACACCCGCCACGCGATGCCGTTCTCGCGGGGGATATCGGAGATGTCGACGGCGCTCGCCGCCTCCTCGGACAGCGCGTGCGCGACCAGCGCGTCGCGCTCCTCGTCGTAGAAGGCGACGCCGTTCATCGGGTAGTCGAGGATGTTCTCCGCCGCGTCGCTGACGATTTCGGCCACGTCGTCGTACGTCGTCGCCGTCGTCAGTTCACGGCTCGCGCTGTGAAGCGCGCTCAACCGCCGTTGATACCGCGTTCGCTCGGTCACGTCCGTCGCGATGGCGACAACTCCCTCCGGTTCACCCGTCGCCTCCCGCCCGTCGTCCGTCTCGCGTCCCGACGAGCGCACGTCCCGAAGCGGCGAGAGGCCGACTTCCACGTACTCGATGTCTCCCGCGAGGAACACCTCGAGTTCGATTCGCTCGTGCTCTACCTCGCCGCTCAGCACGCGTTCGACGCCCGCCTCCAGCGCTTCGAGGCCGTCTTCGCTCACCAGACCGAGTTCCTCGATGACCGAGAGGTCCTCGCCGACTATCTGCTCGGCCGAAACTCCGACCTGCCACTCGACGACGTGGTTCACGAACTCGACTCGACCGTCCGTTCCGATGACGTACGCCCCCTGCTGGATGTTCCGGACGACGTTCTCGTACCGCTGTAACTGCTCTTCGCGCTCTCTGCGTTCGGTCACGTCGCGGGAGTTGACGACGACGCCGTCGATGCTCTCCACCGGGTCCGCGCGGGCGACGGCCTCCAGCCAGACCCACGACCCGTCGTCGTGTCGAACCCGGAACTGCATCGTCTCGACGGCGTCGGACGGCGACTCGTACAGGCGATCCAGCAGTCGTTCGACCCGCTCTCTATCGTCGGCGTGGACGAACGACTGCACGGTGGTTCCCACGGCGTCCTCCGGGGCGGTCCCGAGGATTCGCTCGCTGGACGGGCTCTGATACTGGACCACGCCGTCCCGGTCGACGATGGTCACGAGGTCCGAGGAGCGCTCGATGAGCGCCTGGAACCGCTCCTCGACGCGTTCCTCGTCGCTCATCTCGCGGACGGAACCGAGGACGGCGCGCTCGCCTTCGTACCGTATCAGTTGCACGCTGAACTTGCAGCGCTTCGCCGACCCGTCTTTGGTGACGATTCGCGCCGTGTAGCGCGACGGCGTGTTCGACTCTCCCCGCGCCCGTTCGGCCGCGATGTCGCGGACGCGCTCTCTGTCGTCGGGGTGGACGAGGCTCCAGATGGTCTTCTCCATCAGTTCGTCCTCGTCGTAGCCCGTCAGTTCGCACGCGCGGTGGTTGACGAATCGGAACCGGTCGCCCTGATAGACGTAGATGGCGTCGTGACTCCGCTCGACGACGGTGCGGTACAACTGCTCGCTCTCCCGGAGTCGCCGCTCCGTCCGGTAGTGTTCGACGGCGTTCTGGACCCGGTTCGCGAGGAGGTCGAACTGCTCGGAGCGCACCCCCTTCTGGATGTAGTCGGTGACGCCCGCGGAGATGGCCTCGCTCGCCACCTCTTCGCTCCCGCGACTCGTGAAGAGGACGAACGGGAGCCGTTCGTCCACCGCGCGGACCGACTTCAGGAGGTCGAGTCCGGTCGTCGTCCCCATCTCGTGGTCGCTGACGACGCAGTCGATGCACGCCGTCCCCGCGTCGCGGCTTCCGTCGCTCGACCCCGAGTCCGTGAGACGGTCGAGAGCCGCCTCGGGGTCCGTCTCGACGTCGACCTCGAAGCCGTCTCGCTGTTCGAGATACGTCGCCGTCAACTCGGCGAACGCGGAGTCGTCGTCGACGTGCAGTACGCGGACCGGCTCGGTCATTAATGACGGTTGACGATTCTCATACTTATCAGTTCGCAAGAGATTACCGCTTGCCTCGTTCTCGGGCTACAGGTTCGCTCGAATCTCCTCGCGGAGACGGTCGCGAACCGACGCCACGTCCGGGTCGTCGTCGGTGAGGCTGAACTGCGTGTGTCGTTCGTCGGCGTCGAGGGCCTCCGAGAGGATGCCGCCGCGGCGGTCCACCTCGACGAACACGTCCAGCGACGCCGCCGAGGCGACGAACACGAGTTCTAGCTCGTCCAAATCGCCGCGGAACTCGCCGCCGGACGGCCGGAACTCGAACTCCTGGACGAACCGTCGCTCGCCGGCGTACCGGCCGTACGGGTCGGCCGAACACTCGGCGGTTCGGAGCGACAGGCCGAGTTCCTCCGCGGCGTCGAAGACGGCCTGCATCCGCGGCGTCGGCCGCACGTCGAGGTAGTCCACGTCCTCGGGGTCGACGGCCATGTCTATCTCCAACTCCGTCTCGACCCACACCTCGGTGGACCCGAGGGTCAACGGCGTCTCCCACGGAATCGTGATCTCCGCGTCGTACGTCGTCTCTTCGTCGGGTTCGATTTCGAACGCCTCGCCCAGGCGCATCCGACCGACGGTGGCGTCTTCGACGCCCTCCTCGGTTCGGTACCGCGTCTCGACTTCGAGGTCGATGGCACTGACGGACTGCGCCGCGTCGCCGCCGCTGACGCGGACTTCGGCGGTGACAGTCTCGCCGGGCGAGACGGTGGTGGAGGGCAGGACGGTGTCGACGCTGGCGTTACCGATGCCGACGCTCGCGAGGATTTTCTTCATGCGTCTTCCCGAGATTCTCACCCCGCTGTTGTATGTTTTCTCCCGCCGGCGAAACGGCCGTCTCACCGGGCGTGGCAACACCACTCTGTCCGCTGTTCTCGCGAGGACTGCGGCGACCCGCGGTCAGTCCACGTGGCCGCCGCCGTCCACCCACACCGTCTCGCCGGTGACGTAGGAGGCGTTCTCGCTGGCCAGGTAGAGGTACGCGCTCGCCATCTCCTCGGGGTCGGCCGCCCGGTGCGGGAGTCCGGGCGTCTCGCCCTCGGGCCGCATCTCCTCGGCCTCTTCGGCCCACCCCTCGCGAATCTCGGTCGCGACGGGGCCGGGAGCGACGGCGTTCACGCGGACGCCCTCGGGCGCGAGTTCGAGGGCCGCGCTGCGGGTTATCATCCGCACCGCGCCCTTGGTCGCCGCGTAGTGGGAGTGGTCCCACGCCGCCCGGCCCTGCGTGTCGGAGGAGGTGTTGACGACGACGCCCTCGACGCCGCGTTCGACCATGTCGTTCGCGGCGTACTGCGTCCCGAAAAATGTCCCGCGCGCGTTGACGCCGTACACGTCGTCGAACTCCTCTGGCGTCACGTCGCGGAAGCGCGTCTTGGTGTAGACGCCGGCGTTGTTCACCATCACGTCGACGCCGCCGTACTCGCGGGCGTGTTCGACGAGTGCCTCCACCTCGGCCGGGTCCGACACGTCGCACTCGACGTACTCGGCGTCGCCGCCCTCGCGCCGAATCGCCTCGTGGGTCGGCCGGTCCGCGTCCGGATCCTTCGGGTCCGCCCGCACGTCCGCGTTCACGACCGTCGCGCCCGCGTCGCCGAACGCGAGGGCGACGGCCCGTCCGATACCCGAACTGCCGCCGGTGACG
This portion of the Halogeometricum rufum genome encodes:
- a CDS encoding sporulation protein — protein: MKKILASVGIGNASVDTVLPSTTVSPGETVTAEVRVSGGDAAQSVSAIDLEVETRYRTEEGVEDATVGRMRLGEAFEIEPDEETTYDAEITIPWETPLTLGSTEVWVETELEIDMAVDPEDVDYLDVRPTPRMQAVFDAAEELGLSLRTAECSADPYGRYAGERRFVQEFEFRPSGGEFRGDLDELELVFVASAASLDVFVEVDRRGGILSEALDADERHTQFSLTDDDPDVASVRDRLREEIRANL
- a CDS encoding SDR family NAD(P)-dependent oxidoreductase — encoded protein: MGRITADFAGETVVVTGGSSGIGRAVALAFGDAGATVVNADVRADPKDPDADRPTHEAIRREGGDAEYVECDVSDPAEVEALVEHAREYGGVDVMVNNAGVYTKTRFRDVTPEEFDDVYGVNARGTFFGTQYAANDMVERGVEGVVVNTSSDTQGRAAWDHSHYAATKGAVRMITRSAALELAPEGVRVNAVAPGPVATEIREGWAEEAEEMRPEGETPGLPHRAADPEEMASAYLYLASENASYVTGETVWVDGGGHVD
- a CDS encoding PAS domain S-box protein, which codes for MTEPVRVLHVDDDSAFAELTATYLEQRDGFEVDVETDPEAALDRLTDSGSSDGSRDAGTACIDCVVSDHEMGTTTGLDLLKSVRAVDERLPFVLFTSRGSEEVASEAISAGVTDYIQKGVRSEQFDLLANRVQNAVEHYRTERRLRESEQLYRTVVERSHDAIYVYQGDRFRFVNHRACELTGYDEDELMEKTIWSLVHPDDRERVRDIAAERARGESNTPSRYTARIVTKDGSAKRCKFSVQLIRYEGERAVLGSVREMSDEERVEERFQALIERSSDLVTIVDRDGVVQYQSPSSERILGTAPEDAVGTTVQSFVHADDRERVERLLDRLYESPSDAVETMQFRVRHDDGSWVWLEAVARADPVESIDGVVVNSRDVTERREREEQLQRYENVVRNIQQGAYVIGTDGRVEFVNHVVEWQVGVSAEQIVGEDLSVIEELGLVSEDGLEALEAGVERVLSGEVEHERIELEVFLAGDIEYVEVGLSPLRDVRSSGRETDDGREATGEPEGVVAIATDVTERTRYQRRLSALHSASRELTTATTYDDVAEIVSDAAENILDYPMNGVAFYDEERDALVAHALSEEAASAVDISDIPRENGIAWRVFESGEGEVFEDVVDDPDVMNPETEVQSEVILPIGDYGVLMAGSRERGKLNDSRVSLAKILASNARAALERVEREQLLRRHERELEHQNEQLEQVASVVSHDLRNPLNLASGQLEMLRASHEAGDDESVAARIERIENAHERMRRIVEDMLNLARHGQPVEELETVLLASVVRESWETATAGDPGAELVVDDDLGTVEAHEGRVKQLFENLFRNSVEHGARRASGRSAPGDSVEHGSTNDRTEFGADTESHAITVRVGRLDGGDGFFVDDDGCGIPEADRGEVFEPGVSTNPEGTGLGLGIVRTIARAHGWAVRVTESGSGGARFEVRTEGDEPSAR